One Arthrobacter sp. StoSoilB20 DNA segment encodes these proteins:
- a CDS encoding GNAT family N-acetyltransferase, protein MALEYREWKEGDDLALLEIWGGPETLPAEQFRAALAPSGNQPWRRCIVAEDVVDGVRIPVAAGVVHEASLHPERLWAYIEVAKDHRREGVGATLLTMLRREAANSPSGVSKLRSKVEPGTAGAAFAAAAGLVPIQRSQLVVVKPEPLSLPRFGDEEAASERVEDLATGSVELSDVVGKYYSHVHHWDSPGELSIATVQRLFLHDLTGAHGAIVLRAPKASAFGQGVPASRKGKIQAFAISYAQGNSDEPSDVFLGHDPQLSAEEAAFAVRDLLALIAYQHPVLLEVDDSMTALRTVLEPLLDSGKAHVRGADTVIVSD, encoded by the coding sequence GTGGCTTTGGAGTACCGCGAATGGAAGGAAGGCGACGACCTCGCCCTCCTGGAAATCTGGGGTGGCCCCGAGACACTTCCCGCTGAGCAGTTCCGGGCGGCCCTGGCACCGTCCGGCAACCAGCCCTGGCGTCGGTGCATCGTGGCCGAAGACGTGGTCGATGGCGTGCGGATTCCCGTTGCCGCCGGCGTGGTCCACGAGGCTTCCCTGCACCCCGAACGTCTTTGGGCGTACATCGAGGTTGCAAAGGACCACCGGCGTGAGGGCGTGGGTGCCACCCTGCTGACCATGCTCCGCCGCGAAGCCGCGAACTCGCCGTCGGGCGTTTCCAAGCTGCGCAGCAAGGTGGAGCCGGGCACTGCGGGTGCGGCTTTTGCTGCTGCCGCGGGACTGGTTCCCATCCAGCGTTCCCAGTTGGTTGTGGTGAAGCCGGAACCTCTGTCTTTGCCGCGCTTCGGCGACGAGGAAGCCGCTTCAGAGCGCGTGGAAGACCTGGCCACGGGATCCGTTGAGTTGAGCGACGTGGTGGGCAAGTATTACTCGCACGTCCATCACTGGGACAGCCCGGGGGAACTCAGCATCGCCACGGTGCAGCGCTTGTTCCTGCACGACCTCACTGGTGCCCATGGGGCGATTGTCCTGCGCGCGCCCAAAGCCAGTGCATTTGGCCAGGGCGTTCCAGCCAGCAGGAAGGGCAAGATCCAGGCCTTCGCCATCAGTTACGCCCAAGGCAACTCCGACGAGCCTTCCGATGTCTTCCTGGGCCATGATCCACAGCTCTCGGCCGAGGAAGCAGCTTTTGCGGTGCGGGACCTTTTGGCACTCATTGCCTACCAGCACCCTGTCCTGCTGGAAGTTGATGATTCAATGACGGCGCTGCGCACTGTCCTGGAGCCCCTGTTGGACTCCGGGAAAGCCCATGTACGGGGCGCGGATACGGTGATCGTCAGCGACTGA
- a CDS encoding homoserine O-acetyltransferase produces MTITATALPKSGEEDGTVKYAGIGPLELEAGGFLPDVVLAYETWGQLNADSSNAVLIQHALTGSTHVARGATDEEGWWEQLVGPGATIDTNRFFVVSINIVGGCYGSTGPSSEAPDGRPWGSRFPLVTLRDSTVAEGRLADALGIDSWHAVLGGSMGGARALEWAVTYPERVKRCAVISVGAYSTAEQIAFAQAQTLAIRQDPNFNNGDYYAGRAPEHGLALARRIAHITYRSALELDFRFGREAQHQETPLAAAVLGERGRYQVESYLDHQGTKLVHRFDANSYIAITEALMSHDVARGRGSLESALSRTTAEFFVAAVDSDRLYFPAQSRELAAALPGVVPVHVIEAPIGHDGFLTEIGQLAPQLREAFFA; encoded by the coding sequence ATGACCATTACTGCTACAGCCCTTCCAAAATCCGGAGAAGAAGACGGAACCGTCAAGTACGCCGGCATCGGGCCGTTGGAACTTGAAGCCGGCGGGTTCCTTCCCGACGTCGTCCTGGCTTACGAGACCTGGGGCCAGTTGAATGCAGATTCCTCCAACGCCGTCCTGATCCAGCATGCCCTCACGGGCAGCACCCACGTGGCACGGGGAGCCACGGACGAGGAAGGCTGGTGGGAGCAATTGGTAGGCCCCGGAGCCACCATCGATACCAACAGGTTCTTCGTGGTCTCCATCAACATCGTGGGCGGCTGCTATGGAAGCACGGGACCGTCGTCGGAGGCACCCGATGGCCGCCCCTGGGGCTCCCGGTTTCCGTTGGTCACCTTGCGCGACAGCACTGTGGCAGAAGGGCGCCTCGCCGATGCCTTGGGAATCGACTCCTGGCACGCCGTCCTGGGTGGATCCATGGGCGGTGCCCGCGCCCTGGAATGGGCTGTGACCTACCCGGAACGCGTCAAACGCTGCGCCGTGATTTCCGTAGGCGCCTACAGCACGGCCGAGCAGATCGCCTTCGCGCAGGCCCAAACACTGGCCATCCGCCAGGACCCGAACTTCAACAACGGCGACTACTACGCAGGCAGGGCACCTGAACACGGGCTGGCCTTGGCCCGGCGGATCGCCCACATCACGTACCGCTCGGCGCTGGAACTGGATTTCCGCTTCGGCCGGGAAGCCCAGCACCAGGAGACACCCCTGGCCGCCGCGGTGCTCGGTGAGCGTGGCAGGTATCAGGTGGAAAGCTACTTGGACCACCAGGGGACAAAGCTCGTCCACCGCTTTGATGCCAACAGCTACATCGCCATCACAGAAGCCCTGATGTCCCACGACGTCGCACGCGGCCGGGGATCCCTGGAGTCAGCTTTGTCGCGGACCACGGCGGAGTTTTTCGTGGCAGCGGTGGATAGCGACAGGCTGTATTTTCCCGCTCAATCCCGGGAGTTGGCAGCCGCGCTCCCTGGTGTGGTTCCGGTCCATGTTATTGAGGCACCGATCGGCCACGACGGTTTCCTCACGGAGATTGGGCAGCTCGCTCCGCAGCTTCGGGAAGCCTTCTTCGCCTGA
- a CDS encoding VOC family protein: MRMDHVSYACERDGLLATTERISAALGVDAVRGGVHPRFGTRNMIIPLADNKYLEVVEVLDHPASDKAPFGQAVRARSAAGGGWMGWCVAVDDLAPFEDRLGRSAVPGNRKFPDGRELVWQQIGILGLIADPQVPYLLKWEGDPSLHPSRIYESDVKMSSLTIAGSAERVTEWLGEAVEKPLEDVAVQWMAPHGTPGIMSVTFETASGAVTI, translated from the coding sequence ATGCGCATGGATCACGTCTCTTACGCCTGTGAACGAGATGGCCTTTTGGCCACTACCGAACGAATTTCCGCGGCACTGGGAGTGGACGCTGTCCGGGGCGGAGTGCACCCGCGCTTCGGTACCCGGAACATGATCATTCCCCTTGCGGATAACAAGTACCTGGAAGTGGTGGAGGTCCTGGACCACCCCGCTTCCGACAAAGCACCTTTTGGCCAGGCAGTTCGTGCCCGCTCGGCCGCCGGTGGCGGCTGGATGGGCTGGTGCGTCGCCGTTGACGACCTGGCACCCTTCGAGGACCGCCTTGGCCGCTCAGCCGTTCCGGGTAACCGCAAGTTCCCTGACGGCCGGGAACTGGTGTGGCAGCAGATCGGCATCCTGGGCTTGATCGCAGATCCCCAGGTCCCGTACTTGCTCAAGTGGGAGGGCGACCCCTCACTGCACCCGTCCAGGATCTACGAGAGCGACGTCAAGATGTCCAGCCTCACCATTGCAGGCTCGGCGGAACGCGTCACGGAATGGCTCGGAGAAGCGGTGGAGAAGCCGCTTGAAGACGTTGCTGTCCAATGGATGGCACCGCATGGCACTCCGGGAATCATGTCCGTAACTTTCGAAACCGCCTCAGGAGCCGTCACCATCTGA
- a CDS encoding SGNH/GDSL hydrolase family protein: MSVSENNQLLKPGDPVQKHPWTRYVALGDSFTEGIGDPEPRNPGGHRGWADRVAEELGRGQEDFAYANLAIRGRLLQQIIDEQVAHCLELQPDLVSISAGGNDLIRPGGDPDLLAEKLDAAVGELSSGGAAVVLFNGPDTASSVLGRIRGKVAIYNENLRTVAARHDAIIADMWSLRQLADPQMWDPDRLHFSPLGHHTIAMMVLDALNVQHTLEPLLPKPLPPRTWREARSSDLVWAREYFVPWVIRRLRHQSSGDGISPKRPTPGPVFGSSGTVLPRR; the protein is encoded by the coding sequence ATGAGCGTGAGTGAGAACAATCAGTTGTTGAAACCCGGCGATCCTGTACAAAAACACCCCTGGACCCGATACGTGGCGCTGGGAGACTCCTTCACCGAAGGCATTGGGGACCCCGAGCCCCGGAATCCCGGCGGCCACCGCGGCTGGGCGGATCGGGTGGCGGAGGAGCTGGGCCGCGGCCAGGAAGACTTTGCCTACGCCAACCTTGCCATCCGTGGCAGGCTGCTCCAGCAAATCATCGATGAACAGGTGGCCCACTGCCTGGAACTGCAGCCTGACCTGGTATCCATCTCCGCAGGCGGCAACGACCTCATCCGGCCAGGCGGCGACCCCGATCTTCTGGCCGAAAAACTCGATGCCGCAGTAGGTGAGTTGAGCTCCGGAGGCGCTGCCGTGGTGCTTTTCAACGGCCCGGACACGGCATCCTCCGTCCTCGGACGCATCCGCGGCAAGGTTGCCATCTACAACGAGAACCTCAGGACAGTGGCCGCACGCCACGACGCCATCATCGCTGACATGTGGTCACTGAGGCAGCTGGCAGACCCGCAAATGTGGGACCCGGACCGCTTGCACTTCTCTCCCCTGGGCCACCACACGATCGCCATGATGGTCCTGGACGCCCTGAACGTCCAGCACACCCTCGAACCGCTGCTGCCCAAGCCACTGCCGCCCCGCACGTGGCGGGAGGCCCGTTCTTCGGACCTCGTTTGGGCCCGCGAGTACTTTGTCCCCTGGGTTATCCGAAGACTGCGGCACCAATCCTCCGGTGACGGCATCAGCCCCAAACGTCCGACGCCGGGTCCCGTCTTTGGTTCCAGCGGCACCGTGCTGCCACGGCGCTAA
- a CDS encoding alpha/beta fold hydrolase, with protein MTEATTFPAPVVLWSHDEAERAGKPLLVLLHGYGSNEDDLFSLAGLLPEGFVVAALRAPMPMGPGFTWFPLTASIDYSLDAVKLAAEYALAWLDTVKANHTSVTLLGFSMGMAMVTTMLRYRPADFAAVVGLSGFVIDAGADAAFRDHELDGSLPMFWGRDQQDPVITQDKIEYTMGWVRGHVDLTKVLYTGMWHGINQQEIGHVGEFLTHKVLTA; from the coding sequence ATGACTGAAGCAACCACCTTTCCAGCACCTGTCGTCCTGTGGTCCCATGATGAAGCCGAGCGGGCAGGCAAGCCTCTCCTGGTCCTGCTGCACGGTTACGGCTCCAACGAGGACGACCTCTTCAGCCTTGCCGGATTGCTGCCTGAAGGCTTCGTGGTTGCGGCACTTCGTGCACCCATGCCCATGGGTCCGGGCTTCACATGGTTCCCGCTCACGGCATCGATCGATTACTCACTGGACGCTGTGAAGCTTGCGGCCGAGTACGCGCTGGCATGGCTGGATACGGTCAAGGCGAACCACACTTCGGTCACCCTGCTGGGCTTCTCCATGGGGATGGCCATGGTGACCACCATGCTCCGCTACCGTCCCGCAGACTTTGCCGCCGTCGTCGGGCTTTCAGGTTTTGTGATCGACGCCGGCGCTGACGCCGCGTTCCGGGACCACGAACTGGATGGTTCGCTGCCCATGTTCTGGGGCCGGGACCAGCAGGATCCCGTCATCACCCAGGACAAGATCGAGTACACCATGGGCTGGGTGCGCGGGCACGTTGACCTCACCAAGGTGCTCTACACAGGAATGTGGCACGGGATCAACCAACAGGAGATCGGCCACGTGGGCGAATTCCTCACCCACAAAGTGCTCACCGCCTAG
- a CDS encoding bifunctional o-acetylhomoserine/o-acetylserine sulfhydrylase, with amino-acid sequence MSQGWSFETRQIHAGQEPDSATGARALPIYQTTSFVFPSAESAASRFALAELAPIYTRIGNPTQDAVEQRIASLEGGLGALLLSSGQAAETFAILNIAEAGDHIVASPSLYGGTYNLLAHTLKKFGISVTFVQDPDNLDQWRDAVQPNTKLFFGEVVSNPRQDVLDIEGVARTAHEAGVPLIVDNTLSTPYLIRPIEWGADIVVHSATKYLGGHGSAIAGVIVDSGNFDFGKDPERYPGFNTPDPSYNGLVYARDLGKDGALGANLSYVLKARVQLLRDLGSAVSPFNAFLIAQGLETLSLRVERHVANASKVAEWLEAHDDVESVAYAGLPSSPWYDRGRKYGPRGTGAIVAFNIKGGVEAGKRFVDGLELHSHVANIGDVRSLVIHPASTTHSQLTVEQQVAAGVNPGLVRLSVGIEHVDDIIADLEAGFRAAKGA; translated from the coding sequence ATGTCCCAAGGATGGTCTTTCGAAACCCGCCAGATCCACGCAGGCCAGGAGCCCGACTCCGCAACGGGAGCAAGGGCGCTGCCGATCTACCAGACCACGTCCTTCGTGTTCCCCAGCGCCGAAAGCGCAGCCAGCCGCTTTGCCCTGGCTGAGCTCGCACCCATCTACACCAGGATCGGCAACCCCACCCAGGATGCGGTGGAACAGAGGATCGCAAGCCTCGAAGGCGGTTTGGGTGCGCTCCTGCTGAGCTCGGGCCAGGCTGCGGAGACCTTCGCCATCCTCAACATCGCCGAGGCCGGAGACCACATCGTTGCAAGCCCCAGCTTGTACGGCGGCACCTACAACCTGCTGGCCCACACCCTGAAGAAGTTCGGCATCTCGGTGACGTTCGTACAGGACCCGGACAACCTGGACCAGTGGCGCGATGCCGTGCAGCCGAACACCAAGCTCTTCTTTGGCGAGGTGGTGTCGAATCCGCGCCAGGACGTCCTGGACATCGAGGGAGTTGCCCGGACTGCCCACGAAGCCGGCGTGCCGCTGATCGTAGACAACACGCTGTCCACGCCCTACCTCATCCGTCCCATTGAGTGGGGCGCCGACATCGTGGTCCACTCCGCCACCAAGTATCTCGGCGGCCACGGTTCTGCCATTGCCGGCGTGATTGTCGATTCCGGCAACTTCGATTTCGGTAAGGACCCGGAGCGCTACCCGGGCTTCAACACCCCGGACCCCAGCTACAACGGCCTGGTCTACGCGAGGGACCTGGGCAAGGACGGAGCATTGGGCGCCAACCTCTCCTACGTCCTGAAGGCCCGCGTCCAGTTGCTCCGCGATCTCGGCTCAGCTGTTTCACCGTTCAATGCCTTCCTGATTGCCCAGGGCCTTGAGACGCTGAGCCTGCGGGTGGAGCGCCATGTAGCCAACGCCAGCAAGGTGGCCGAGTGGCTGGAAGCCCACGACGACGTCGAATCGGTCGCCTATGCGGGCCTGCCGTCCAGCCCGTGGTATGACCGCGGCCGCAAATACGGTCCCCGGGGTACCGGGGCCATTGTGGCGTTCAACATCAAGGGCGGCGTTGAAGCCGGCAAGCGATTCGTGGACGGTCTGGAACTGCACTCGCATGTTGCCAACATCGGCGATGTCCGATCCCTGGTCATCCACCCGGCCTCCACCACGCACAGCCAGTTGACCGTGGAGCAGCAGGTCGCCGCGGGCGTGAACCCTGGGTTGGTGCGTTTGTCGGTGGGCATCGAGCACGTGGATGACATCATCGCAGACCTCGAAGCTGGATTCCGGGCCGCCAAGGGAGCCTGA
- a CDS encoding winged helix DNA-binding domain-containing protein, whose translation MTDSALMFAESVRRLRLRRQGLRVPSSADAGDVVRNLLAVQSQEFPYARWTLAQRTMASTTANDVERAVAEGTILRTHILRPTWHFVHRDDLGWLMGLSAERLHQGNNGMYRQTGVDAESTALSGRILASAVADGAHKTREELGGILEKAGLPGKGLGFIYHLMHAEISRILVSGSPIRSAGGALKQTYALFEERVPGFVRAPLTSEDREKALGGLALRYYTSRGPATIKDCAVWSGLTMKDVKLGIEVADTLSPGALATVTQDGLGFYLAREDVSELTDPACSSPPDEAKLPRVDLIQCYDEYVMGYSQSRHYLGGTAPYFPEDNGPMHVVLLDGRLAGWWRHGFSGGACQLDVRMNRATTAAEQEALVAEVERYGRFLGMEATLV comes from the coding sequence ATGACCGACAGCGCGTTGATGTTTGCCGAAAGCGTCCGGCGGCTGCGGCTGCGCCGGCAGGGATTGCGGGTTCCTTCGTCCGCGGACGCCGGGGATGTGGTCCGCAACCTGCTTGCAGTGCAGTCCCAGGAATTTCCGTATGCGCGGTGGACCCTTGCCCAAAGGACCATGGCTTCCACCACCGCCAATGACGTGGAAAGGGCCGTTGCAGAGGGAACCATCCTTAGGACGCACATCCTCCGGCCCACCTGGCATTTTGTGCACCGGGACGACCTCGGCTGGCTCATGGGACTCTCTGCGGAGCGGCTCCATCAGGGAAACAACGGCATGTACCGCCAAACAGGGGTTGACGCGGAATCCACCGCCCTCAGTGGCCGGATCCTGGCTTCGGCGGTTGCCGACGGCGCCCACAAGACCCGGGAAGAGCTGGGCGGGATCCTGGAAAAAGCCGGTCTCCCCGGCAAAGGCCTGGGGTTCATTTACCACCTCATGCACGCAGAGATCAGCCGCATCCTGGTGAGCGGCTCTCCCATCCGCTCAGCCGGTGGCGCGCTGAAGCAGACGTATGCCCTCTTCGAGGAACGCGTGCCCGGCTTCGTTCGTGCGCCCCTGACAAGCGAGGACCGCGAAAAGGCCTTGGGCGGGTTGGCGCTTCGGTACTACACCAGCCGTGGACCCGCCACCATCAAGGACTGCGCCGTCTGGTCCGGGCTCACCATGAAAGATGTGAAGCTGGGCATCGAGGTCGCGGATACGTTGTCCCCCGGCGCCCTTGCCACGGTCACCCAGGACGGCCTGGGGTTTTACCTGGCCCGGGAAGATGTCAGTGAGCTCACCGATCCCGCGTGCTCTTCGCCGCCTGACGAGGCAAAACTACCCCGTGTTGACCTCATCCAGTGCTACGACGAATACGTCATGGGCTACTCACAGTCCAGGCACTATCTGGGCGGGACAGCACCCTACTTCCCCGAGGACAACGGACCCATGCACGTAGTCCTGCTGGATGGCAGGTTGGCCGGATGGTGGCGGCACGGCTTTTCAGGGGGTGCCTGCCAGCTGGACGTCCGGATGAACCGGGCAACAACCGCGGCGGAGCAGGAGGCCTTAGTGGCCGAAGTGGAAAGGTACGGCCGGTTCCTGGGCATGGAAGCCACGCTCGTGTGA
- a CDS encoding glycine--tRNA ligase produces MAAKSVLDQVISLSKRRGFVFQAGEIYGGSRSAWDYGPLGAELKENIKRQWWQSMVRGREDVVGLDSSVILPRQVWEASGHVEVFSDPLVECLSCHKRYRADHLEEEYEEKKGRPAENGLADIVCANCGTRGQWTEPQEFSGLLKTFLGPVASEEGMHYLRPETAQGIFVNFNNVLTTSRKKPPFGIGQIGKSFRNEITPGNFIFRTREFEQMEMEFFVEPGTDEEWHQYWMKERMSWYTDLGIREDNLRFFEHPLEKLSHYSKGTTDIEYRFGFQGSEWGELEGIANRTDFDLSTHAKASGTDLSYFNQATNERYTPFVIEPAAGLTRSFMAFLIDAYTEDEAPNAKGGVDVRTVLKLDPRLAPVKAAVLPLSRNEDLSPKAKALGAQLRKNWNIDFDDAGAIGRRYRRQDEIGTPFCITVDFDTLEDQAVTIRERDTMSQERVSLDKVEGYLAARLIGA; encoded by the coding sequence ATGGCAGCAAAATCCGTCCTTGACCAGGTCATTTCCCTCTCCAAGCGGAGGGGCTTTGTCTTCCAGGCCGGTGAAATCTATGGTGGCTCCCGTTCGGCGTGGGACTACGGTCCCCTTGGCGCCGAACTGAAGGAAAACATCAAGCGCCAGTGGTGGCAGAGCATGGTCCGCGGCCGCGAGGATGTTGTAGGCCTGGATTCCTCCGTCATCCTTCCCCGCCAGGTATGGGAAGCGTCCGGCCACGTGGAAGTCTTCTCCGACCCCCTGGTTGAATGCCTGTCCTGCCACAAGCGCTACCGCGCGGACCACCTCGAGGAAGAGTACGAGGAAAAGAAGGGCCGCCCGGCAGAAAACGGCCTGGCCGACATCGTCTGCGCCAACTGTGGCACACGCGGCCAGTGGACCGAGCCCCAGGAATTCTCCGGCCTCCTCAAGACATTCCTCGGCCCGGTGGCCAGCGAAGAAGGCATGCACTACCTGCGCCCGGAAACCGCCCAGGGCATTTTTGTGAACTTCAACAACGTCCTGACCACGTCCCGGAAGAAGCCGCCGTTCGGCATCGGCCAGATCGGCAAGTCGTTCCGCAACGAAATCACCCCGGGCAACTTCATCTTCCGTACCCGTGAATTCGAGCAGATGGAGATGGAATTCTTCGTTGAGCCCGGAACGGACGAAGAGTGGCACCAGTACTGGATGAAGGAGCGCATGTCCTGGTACACGGACCTGGGCATCCGTGAGGACAACCTCCGCTTCTTCGAACACCCGCTGGAAAAGCTCAGCCACTACTCCAAGGGCACCACGGACATCGAGTACCGCTTCGGTTTCCAGGGTTCGGAGTGGGGCGAGCTTGAGGGCATCGCCAACCGCACGGACTTTGACCTGTCCACGCACGCCAAGGCCTCCGGGACGGACCTGAGCTACTTCAACCAGGCCACCAACGAGCGCTACACGCCATTCGTGATCGAGCCTGCCGCAGGCCTGACCCGGTCCTTCATGGCGTTCCTGATCGACGCTTACACCGAGGACGAGGCACCCAACGCCAAGGGCGGCGTCGACGTCCGCACCGTGCTCAAGCTTGATCCCCGCCTGGCGCCGGTCAAGGCCGCCGTCCTTCCGCTGAGCCGCAACGAGGATCTGTCCCCGAAGGCCAAGGCCCTGGGTGCCCAGCTGCGCAAGAACTGGAACATCGACTTCGACGACGCCGGCGCCATCGGCCGCCGCTACCGTCGCCAGGACGAAATCGGTACCCCGTTCTGCATCACTGTGGACTTCGACACCCTCGAAGACCAGGCCGTGACCATCCGTGAGCGCGACACCATGAGCCAGGAACGCGTCTCCCTGGACAAGGTTGAGGGCTACCTGGCAGCTCGACTGATCGGCGCCTGA
- a CDS encoding RNA-binding S4 domain-containing protein: MSTPEIEEIPIRDDMIRLGQLLKLANLVEDGVEATELIKNGLAKVNGEIDDRRGRQLHVGDTVTVNGRTVRIIAA, translated from the coding sequence ATGAGCACTCCGGAAATCGAAGAGATCCCCATCCGCGACGACATGATTCGCCTTGGCCAGCTCCTGAAGCTTGCCAACCTCGTGGAGGACGGCGTTGAGGCCACGGAGCTCATCAAGAACGGCCTGGCCAAGGTCAACGGCGAAATCGATGACCGCCGTGGCCGCCAGCTCCACGTCGGCGATACTGTGACGGTCAACGGCCGGACAGTCCGAATTATCGCCGCCTGA
- a CDS encoding DMT family transporter — translation MVTVPQPSPRPTLPLAVGLPVAVATGLVIPLQGRINGALGARLDDGIAAAVVSFTTGLLLITAISLATPRGRAGLQRIIPAVRNRSFPRFYVMAGAIGALFVFAQSFTVALLGVALFTVAAVTGQTLSGLLVDRMGIGPGGKRAITGVRVIGSVLTVAAVAWAVSPRFGGDADIASLVLPVLLPLAAGFFMSFQQAMNGTATVHYGTPIAATLVNFIAGSAILWVAWIIKLAVAGPGNPLPPEWWYYLGGPMGCLFIGLAALLVRSLGVLITGLGMIAGQLVGSLVLDVVIPSPGAVVALPTVLGTVLTLAAIIVATLPWPKGALTRRSPAKGR, via the coding sequence GTGGTGACAGTGCCGCAGCCTTCTCCCCGTCCCACCCTTCCACTCGCCGTTGGCCTCCCCGTCGCAGTAGCAACAGGCTTGGTCATCCCGCTTCAGGGAAGGATCAATGGGGCCCTCGGCGCCAGGCTCGACGACGGCATCGCAGCTGCCGTGGTGAGCTTCACCACAGGCCTGCTGCTGATTACCGCGATTTCGCTGGCCACCCCCAGGGGCAGGGCTGGCCTCCAACGCATCATCCCCGCGGTCCGCAACCGCAGCTTTCCCCGTTTCTACGTCATGGCCGGAGCCATCGGCGCTCTCTTCGTCTTTGCCCAGTCGTTCACGGTGGCGTTGCTCGGTGTGGCCTTGTTCACGGTGGCGGCTGTGACAGGACAAACCTTGAGCGGGCTGTTGGTGGACAGGATGGGAATCGGGCCAGGCGGCAAACGTGCCATCACGGGAGTCCGCGTCATCGGCAGTGTCTTGACAGTGGCCGCCGTGGCCTGGGCTGTGTCACCCCGGTTCGGCGGTGATGCGGACATTGCTTCGCTGGTCCTTCCAGTGCTGCTGCCGCTTGCAGCCGGATTCTTCATGAGTTTCCAGCAGGCCATGAACGGTACCGCCACAGTGCATTACGGGACACCCATCGCAGCCACCCTGGTCAATTTCATTGCCGGGTCGGCCATCCTCTGGGTGGCCTGGATCATCAAGCTGGCTGTGGCAGGACCGGGAAATCCGCTTCCCCCGGAATGGTGGTACTACCTCGGCGGCCCCATGGGATGCCTGTTTATTGGCCTGGCCGCGCTGCTGGTCCGCAGCTTGGGCGTGCTGATCACCGGCTTGGGCATGATCGCCGGTCAACTGGTGGGCTCGCTGGTGCTCGACGTCGTGATCCCCAGTCCCGGCGCGGTGGTCGCCTTGCCCACGGTGCTGGGTACGGTCCTGACGCTGGCCGCGATCATCGTAGCGACGTTGCCCTGGCCCAAAGGTGCCTTGACAAGGAGAAGCCCTGCCAAAGGCCGGTAG
- a CDS encoding type II CAAX endopeptidase family protein: MLLASRRRLRAEVLIVLGLSLGQSAVYSVVQLLDKMTRAPLADATSTLNRSQNTREYFDLTYQLLDIIFALVPVALVFYFLSTHSQGNRDGGAGGAFARLGFNFARPGKDLLHGVGLAALIGIPSLGLYAAGRALGITTAIVPSGLDAYWWTVPVLILSAVRHGIVEEVIVVGYLMDRFGKFGWSAPVAIVVSAVLRGSYHLYQGFGPFIGNVVMGLVFAWIYTRTKRVMPLVIAHALLDIVAFVGFSLFGKAIGLG; this comes from the coding sequence ATGCTTCTTGCTTCCCGACGGCGATTACGCGCCGAAGTGCTGATTGTCCTGGGCTTGTCCCTGGGCCAGTCGGCCGTGTATTCCGTGGTGCAACTCCTGGACAAGATGACGCGGGCTCCTTTGGCTGATGCCACGTCCACCCTGAACAGGTCCCAAAACACCCGCGAGTACTTTGACCTCACCTACCAGTTACTGGATATCATCTTCGCCCTCGTGCCGGTGGCCCTGGTGTTCTACTTCCTGTCCACCCACAGCCAGGGGAACCGCGACGGCGGCGCCGGCGGGGCTTTCGCCCGGCTGGGCTTCAACTTCGCCCGGCCCGGAAAGGACCTGCTGCACGGCGTGGGACTTGCTGCGCTGATCGGCATTCCCTCCCTGGGCCTCTATGCTGCCGGCCGGGCCCTGGGCATTACCACTGCGATCGTCCCCAGCGGCTTGGACGCCTACTGGTGGACCGTGCCCGTACTCATCCTCTCGGCCGTGCGGCACGGGATCGTCGAAGAAGTGATCGTGGTGGGGTACCTCATGGACCGCTTCGGCAAGTTTGGCTGGAGCGCGCCGGTGGCCATTGTGGTCAGCGCCGTCCTGCGGGGAAGCTACCACCTGTACCAGGGCTTTGGACCCTTTATCGGCAATGTGGTGATGGGCCTGGTGTTCGCCTGGATCTACACCAGGACCAAGCGGGTGATGCCCTTGGTGATCGCCCATGCCCTGCTGGACATTGTGGCCTTTGTCGGCTTCAGTTTGTTCGGCAAGGCGATCGGGCTGGGGTAG